The genomic region GATCGGCCCCCACGTGGGTGGGTTCCCTAGTATCAATAAATTCGCCGTAACAGTTATCTACAAAACAGATTGTCCGGGGGTTTTGTTGTTTAACTATCTCAACTACCCTTTTTATTTCATCAATAGAAAGACTAGAACGCCAGGAATATCCACAGGATCTTTGAATCAAGACTAACCGGGTGTTTTCCTGGATGGCAGTGCTTAATTTTTGCCAATTTATTTTTCCCTGGTCTGTTAGTTCCAGTTGGCGATATTTTATGCCAAAATCAATCAGGGAGCCTTGGTTTTGCCCTCGCAAACCAATGACCTCTTCCAGTGTATCGTAGGGAGAACCAACCACTGCCAACATCTCATCCCCAGGACGGAGTACCCCATAAAGCGCACAGGCGATCGCGTGAGTACCTGAAACAATCTGTACTCTCACCAAAGCTGACTCAGCTCCCATGACCTGAGCAAAGACTTGATCCAATGTATCCCTTCCTAAATCATCGTGTCCATACCCGCTCACGCCTGCGAAATGGTGTGATCCCAGATGATGATCACGAAAGGCGTTCAAGACTCTTTGAAGATTATGCTTGACCTGAGCGTCAATACCATAAAAAATTTCTAATAGTGCCCGTTCTGCTGCTCGCAGGTGTTCTAAGTTGTTCATTGTTTCCTCATTCAAAAAAACATTTAAGAATATGCAGATTCTTCAATCGGGCATATTAGTCTGGACAATTCCTATCAAGGTTACTGCATGACAATTGCTACTTCAACTAAACGTCAAATCAACTGGGTGAACACCCTGTTTTTCATCTTCCTGCACATCGGTGCCCTATTTGCTTTTATTCCCAGTAACTTTAGCTGGACAGCAGTTGGTGTGGCATTACTACTCTACTGGGTTACTGGTGGTTTGGGGGTTACCCTGGGTTTTCACCGTCTGATTACCCATCGTAGTTTTCAAAGTCCAAAATGGTTAGAGTATTTTTTAGCCTTGTGTGGTACTCTTGCTTGTCAAGGAGGGCCTATTGAGTGGGTAGGAACACATCGTATTCACCATTTACACTCTGACACTCCAGAAGATCCCCATGATTCTAACAAAGGTTTCTGGTGGAGTCATATTGGTTGGTTAATTTTCCATTCTCCCGCCCATGCTCAAATTCCCCGCTTTACAAAAGATATCGCGGAGGACAGAGTTTATCAGTTCTTGCAAAAATATTTCATTCCCATCCAATTCTTCCTAGGTGTGTTTTTATTAATTTTGGGTGGATGGTCCTTTGTAGTTTGGGGCATTTTTGCCCGCATAGTTTGGGTTTACCACTGTACCTGGTTAGTTAATAGTGCTACCCATAAATTTGGATATCGTACTTATCCTGAATCCGGAGATAGGTCAACCAACTGCTGGTGGGTGGCGGTTCTAGTGTTTGGTGAAGGCTGGCATAATAATCACCATGCCTTTCAGTATTCAGCTCGTCATGGATTGCAATGGTGGGAAGTTGACCTAACGTGGATGACCATTCAGCTGCTACAAGTTCTGGGTCTAGCTACAAATATTAAACTAGCGCCCAGAAAAGTGTAGACCATAATTTAGGTCTCATGTCAATAGTTTTGTGGTTAGTTTTGAGGTCATGAAACTATTGGCTTTTTGTTAGTAAATTTGAGAATTTCCCACTGGGAATTGTCGTCGATGGAAAATTAGAAAACGAAAATTAATTTATTTGCTGTGGCTATAATATAATTAGTTAAAGTGGCAAAAATTAACTTATCTGCTGTAAAATAATTTTGTTTGCCAGCGGATTTACATTGGTTGTTTCTCAGGTGTTCATGACTACATCACTTATTAAAGACCAGGAAAATATCGTTTACCCCACCCTGGGTGAGGACGAGATCAAACTAAAACACATTATCAAAAGTCTGCCCAAGGAATGTTTTCAGAAAAATAGCCGTAAAGCATGGACTACAGCCATAATCAGTTTAACCACAGTTGGGTTAGGCTATTATTTTTTGGCAATTTCTCCCTGGTTTCTTTTACCCATAGCATGGATTTTCACGGGGACTGCTTTAACAGGATTTTTTGTTATAGGTCATGACTGTGGACATCGTTCCTTTGCCAAACGTCGTTGGGTAAATGACTTGGTTGGGCACCTGTTCATGAT from Cylindrospermopsis curvispora GIHE-G1 harbors:
- a CDS encoding methionine gamma-lyase family protein, with protein sequence MNNLEHLRAAERALLEIFYGIDAQVKHNLQRVLNAFRDHHLGSHHFAGVSGYGHDDLGRDTLDQVFAQVMGAESALVRVQIVSGTHAIACALYGVLRPGDEMLAVVGSPYDTLEEVIGLRGQNQGSLIDFGIKYRQLELTDQGKINWQKLSTAIQENTRLVLIQRSCGYSWRSSLSIDEIKRVVEIVKQQNPRTICFVDNCYGEFIDTREPTHVGADLMAGSLIKNPGGTIVTAGGYIAGKADLVEAAACRLTAPGIGSAGGATFDQNRLLFQGLFLAPQMVGEAMKGTYLTGYVFDKLGYAVNPLPLAPRGDVIQAIKLGSAKKLLAFCKAIQQSSPVGSYLDPVPDAMPGYESQVVMAGGTFIEGSTLELSADGPLREPYIVYCQGGTHWTHVSLALQVAIEAVGEF
- a CDS encoding acyl-CoA desaturase, with amino-acid sequence MTIATSTKRQINWVNTLFFIFLHIGALFAFIPSNFSWTAVGVALLLYWVTGGLGVTLGFHRLITHRSFQSPKWLEYFLALCGTLACQGGPIEWVGTHRIHHLHSDTPEDPHDSNKGFWWSHIGWLIFHSPAHAQIPRFTKDIAEDRVYQFLQKYFIPIQFFLGVFLLILGGWSFVVWGIFARIVWVYHCTWLVNSATHKFGYRTYPESGDRSTNCWWVAVLVFGEGWHNNHHAFQYSARHGLQWWEVDLTWMTIQLLQVLGLATNIKLAPRKV